In the genome of Drosophila subpulchrella strain 33 F10 #4 breed RU33 chromosome 2L, RU_Dsub_v1.1 Primary Assembly, whole genome shotgun sequence, one region contains:
- the LOC119546393 gene encoding 39S ribosomal protein L48, mitochondrial, which translates to MTLTIGNAAMLRRILPSVRLALQVPKATTTAVRNTSGSVYEPDYLESLRPKFPQYDSLNVQIKGYDYPQLESYQRFLHGVAEYLDLDVSDCYALPPQQTQVQRLRPNSTVIESEYKLTTYERNLQLNSVDAPVYPQFLRLAQAALPEGVSLKVQEHTDDCEERRYVPDKELLDLKDELERMGGPTNTKKK; encoded by the exons ATGACTTTGACAATTGGAAACGCCGCAATGTTACGCAga ATACTACCAAGTGTGCGGTTGGCGCTGCAAGTGCCCAAGGCAACCACAACTGCTGTGAGGAACACCAGTGGAAGTGTTTATGAACCGGATTATCTGGAG TCCCTGAGGCCGAAGTTCCCGCAGTACGATAGCCTCAATGTCCAGATCAAGGGCTATGACTATCCACAGTTGGAGAGCTACCAGCGGTTCCTCCATGGAGTGGCCGAGTACCTGGATCTGGACGTGTCCGACTGCTACGCCCTTCCTCCGCAACAGACGCAGGTGCAGCGATTGCGACCCAACTCCACGGTCATCGAGTCCGAGTACAAACTGACCACCTACGAGCGTAATCTGCAGCTGAACAGTGTGGATGCTCCGGTCTACCCGCAGTTCCTGCGCCTCGCCCAGGCAGCTTTGCCCGAAGGAGTCAGCCTGAAGGTCCAGGAGCACACCGACGACTGCGAGGAGCGACGATATGTGCCCGACAAAGAGCTGCTCGACCTCAAGGACGAACTGGAGCGCATGGGCGGACCCACCAACACCAAGAAGAAGTAG
- the LOC119546391 gene encoding WD repeat-containing and planar cell polarity effector protein fritz isoform X1, whose translation MLLSETHFWTTLREEVRIKSHDLGAFRYLRQRDKDQEQQDLTCLAKRDYTERRNGLAVLKNSGRKSTGRLKDNLKKLEDLLRQHRIIHSEWQDAAQVLLLFAHGLIAHICVDIYTGDILRMVFEKYLVGKLASEVITDAFFTRSHIVLAYNTNQLTVVHLQRPNARSQGPEKIANMDPRIFHVIIPGATERKLSRHLTVNGSFDLFVVWTQSSQNEVYPWRPTIRDQDRANIHVFKIKGLQLESIAYCWSENDPLCVDFLRSSESQIITLEQKVSRKGDISAEICSYELAAGKMQRTAITSIPMGAQICSFAFSPDQEKLFLGSIDRNICLHDLVQQSTKYANQIEIVPNQCAWHCDSAMLCVANERSVLQCFDLALATIGHQLVSETVTPSSLLDLSHYFVAQPTLLSVAFSRKPDLATFKHTYAQTDCLLLLIYEQGPLACMRIFGGTGMRGDIHNSGLTADVIADKYLRLQQPDRAVNVLAALNWETYGAMCLITLHKIANYVFFGGDQRRPRIELMARALKTFAHTLSEETKDEFSDQVYDLKRRFCFFLLRKNLFAEAFEIAHDVADYDIFMDLYNLTKCISSLSEFSQVAFSQAAAIIHEEDRANGNLSLTCDLRSESACSLSACSDVLRGQGVATGQAAGLGPGQPQQVLKNYVPPLPSFKSKVFNAEMIKINIPKPELRPPLPKVSIAPPSTSLASLSLKSNCLPQAPVKSLNSNGNVWSQDVPDQTVGLPMASSPLPRLAPSNIPEQSAQLGQFNTMPASPPPTAAYQPKFYQHPLVSGNIPAMLSSVTSEDYQKRLLLKKPTASILSNPANPAPTNGEAATPTVKSQTAEKNKVKFSDTIQVAVVPEIPRKEKPMPPKRNGYSRPAARHLTNPKKELADSLPLCHPNDEYLKDFNPITTNVTKPPIRRREEEPKQSSSKSGNSSSSSSIKVVHFGVV comes from the exons CATCCACTCCGAGTGGCAGGATGCAGCACAGGTGCTCCTCCTGTTTGCCCACGGCTTGATTGCCCACATCTGCGTGGACATCTACACGGGCGACATCCTGCGAATGGTATTCGAGAAGTATTTAGTGGGAAAACTCGCCTCCGAGGTCATCACAGATG CTTTTTTCACCCGTTCCCACATCGTCTTGGCCTACAATACCAACCAGCTGACGGTGGTGCATCTTCAGAGGCCCAATGCGCGGTCACAGGGGCCGGAGAAGATCGCCAACATGGATCCGCGGATCTTCCACGTGATCATACCGGGCGCCACGGAGCGCAAACTATCCCGCCACCTCACAGTCAATGGAAGCTTCGATCTGTTCGTGGTTTGGACTCAGTCCTCCCAGAACGAGGTGTATCCGTGGAGGCCAACGATAAGGGATCAGGATCGAGCCAACATACATGTGTTCAAGATTAAGGG TTTGCAGCTGGAATCGATTGCCTATTGCTGGTCGGAGAACGATCCCCTGTGCGTGGACTTTCTGCGGAGCAGCGAGAGCCAGATCATCACCCTGGAGCAGAAGGTTTCCCGTAAGGGTGACATAAGCGCCGAAATCTGCTCCTATGAACTGGCTGCCGGCAAAATGCAGCGCACCGCCATTACCTCCATTCCAATGGGCGCCCAAATCTGCTCGTTTGCCTTCAGTCCCGACCAGGAGAAGCTCTTCCTGGGCAGCATCGATCGAAATATTTGCCTGCACGACCTCGTCCAACAGTCCACGAAGTACGCCAACCAAATTGAGATTGTGCCCAATCAGTGCGCCTGGCACTGCGACTCCGCCATGCTATGTGTGGCCAACGAGCGATCGGTGTTGCAATGCTTCGATCTGGCCTTGGCCACCATTGGCCATCAACTTGTCAGCGAGACTGTGACTCCGTCGAGCCTATTGGACCTATCCCACTATTTTGTGGCCCAGCCAACACTACTAAGCGTCGCCTTCAGCCGGAAGCCTGATTTGGCCACGTTTAAGCACACCTACGCCCAGACGGATTGCCTATTGTTGCTGATATACGAACAGGGTCCTTTGGCCTGCATGCGCATCTTTGGCGGCACCGGAATGCGCGGAGATATCCACAACTCCGGACTCACCGCGGACGTCATTGCGGACAAGTATCTGCGACTACAGCAGCCGGATAGAGCGGTAAATGTCCTGGCCGCCCTCAACTGGGAGACCTACGGAGCCATGTGTCTGATCACGCTGCACAAGATTGCCAACTATGTGTTCTTTGGTGGGGACCAGCGACGACCTCGCATCGAGCTGATGGCCAGAGCCCTCAAGACTTTCGCCCACACGCTTTCTGAGGAAACGAAGGATGAGTTTAGCGATCAGGTGTACGATCTAAAGCGACGCTTTTGCTTCTTCCTTCTGCG TAAAAACCTATTCGCCGAGGCCTTTGAAATTGCCCATGATGTGGCCGACTATGACATCTTCATGGATCTGTACAATCTTACCAAGTGCATCTCTAGCCTAAGCGAATTCTCGCAAGTGGCCTTCAGTCAGGCAGCTGCCATAATTCATGAAGAAGATCGTGCCAACGGCAATCTCAGTCTGACCTGTGACCTGCGCTCGGAGTCGGCTTGTTCGCTGTCCGCCTGCTCGGATGTATTGCGTGGTCAGGGCGTGGCGACAGGTCAAGCAGCAGGATTAGGTCCGGGACAGCCTCAACAGGTCCTAAAGAACTATGTGCCACCGCTGCCCTCGTTCAAGTCGAAGGTTTTTAATGCAGAGATGATCAAGATCAACATACCCAAACCGGAGCTGAGGCCACCCTTGCCAAAAGTTTCGATAGCACCACCAAGTACTTCACTGGCGAGTCTCTCCTTGAAGAGCAACTGTCTGCCGCAGGCGCCGGTGAAGAGTCTAAACTCCAACG GTAATGTGTGGTCCCAGGACGTGCCAGATCAGACGGTGGGGCTGCCCATGGCCAGCAGTCCGCTTCCCCGTCTTGCGCCTTCAAACATTCCAGAACAGAGTGCCCAACTTGGTCAATTTAACACGATGCCAGCATCGCCTCCCCCGACAGCAGCCTATCAGCCCAAGTTCTATCAGCATCCGCTTGTCTCTGGCAATATACCCGCCATGCTGTCCTCGGTGACCAGCGAGGATTATCAGAAGCGCCTGCTGCTCAAAAAGCCCACTGCATCCATATTGTCAAATCCGGCGAATCCAGCTCCCACGAATGGAGAGGCAGCCACGCCAACTGTCAAGTCACAAACAGCCGAAAAGAACAAAGTCAAATTCTCCGATACAATACAGGTGGCCGTGGTGCCG GAGATTCCTCGCAAAGAGAAGCCCATGCCGCCCAAGAGAAATGGTTACTCCAGGCCAGCAGCACGCCATCTGACCAATCCCAAAAAGGAGCTGGCCGACAGTCTACCGCTTTGTCATCCCAACGATGAGTATCTTAAGGATTTCAATCCCATCACCACCA ATGTAACCAAACCGCCAATCCGACGTCGCGAGGAGGAACCCAAGCAGAGCAGCAGCAAGAGCGGCAActcctcatcctcctcgtcCATCAAAGTGGTCCACTTCGGCGTGGTCTAA
- the LOC119546392 gene encoding transmembrane protein 87A produces the protein MQGTTAVLVVALALLCGPSQTAGKSDPGIVDVLVTTDLPSIREQRPLLANTNIYAQIKGCNVETNLTITFRLTEHPCIYDDRLLQAIAQDSNLQTNKSINNVLFEITKIYPCTGLIVLATNKDKPAEGAAPAAPEPKHPMMEHKHPLSPTTNPIASVKEDGIYEIEVLITVANNAQFSAVVHIEFLGPHGYISAIDWPFLPFYLIMCIVYVIFGIIWLFVSFSQWRDLLRIQFWIGGVILLGMLEKAFFYAEYQTLTNKGVAVQHAELVAEFVSCAKRTLARMLVIIMSLGFGIVKPRLGPMLHRVVGVGTLYFVLACVESYLRITNVKTDRSELLVASIPLAVLDTGICWWIFTSLVQTTRTLRLRRNMVKLSLYRHFTNTLIFAVIASVIFMLFALRLRRIENCTPGWRDIWIDTGFWHILFSVLLLVIMILWRPTNNNQRYAFTPLLDNPEDEDDEEEEDQFVADAYGVKMRGQNGTPKTSTNSRNATTTEEDDLRWVEENIPSSMADSALPILDSDEEIINTKFEVSKMQ, from the exons ATGCAAGGAACGACAGCGGTTTTGGTAGTTGCGTTGGCGCTCCTTTGTGGCCCCTCGCAAACGGCCGGAAAATCGGATCCAGGCATTGTGGATGTCCTGGTGACCACG GACCTTCCCAGCATCCGGGAGCAGCGACCACTTTTGGCCAACACGAACATCTACGCGCAAA TCAAGGGCTGCAATGTGGAAACGAACCTCACCATCACCTTCCGGCTGACGGAGCACCCCTGCATCTACGATGATCGCCTG CTGCAAGCCATCGCCCAGGATAGTAACCTGCAGACCAACAAGAGCATCAATAACGTTCTCTTCGAGATCACCAAAATATATCCCTGTACTGGACTCATTGTGCTGGCAACAAACAAGGACAAGCCTGCCGAAggagcagcaccagcagcaccGGAACCCAAACATCCCATGATGGAACACAAACATCCACTTTCG CCGACAACGAACCCGATTGCGAGCGTCAAGGAGGATGGCATCTACGAGATTGAAGTGCTCATCACAGTGGCCAATAACGCGCAGTTCAGTGCCGTGGTTCACATAGAGTTCCTGGGACCGCACGGTTATATCTCGGCCATAGACTGGCCATTCCTGCCG TTCTATTTGATCATGTGCATTGTTTACGTGATATTTGGCATCATTTGGCTGTTTGTTTCCTTCTCTCAATGGCGGGATTTGTTGAGAATTCAGTTCTGGATTGGTGGCGTCATACTGCTGGGAATGCTGGAGAAGGCCTTCTTCTACGCCGAATACCAAACGCTGACGAATAAGGGagttgcagtccagcacgctGAGCTGGTAGCCGAGTTTGTGTCCTGTGCGAAGCGCACTCTCGCCAGGATGCTGGTCATCATCATGAGCCTGGGCTTTGGAATTGTGAA ACCCCGTTTGGGACCCATGTTGCACCGCGTTGTGGGCGTGGGAACTCTGTACTTTGTGCTGGCCTGCGTGGAGAGCTATTTGCGAATCACCAATGTGAAGACCGATCGCAGCGAGCTGCTGGTGGCGAGCATACCCCTGGCTGTTCTGGATACTGGAATTTGTTGGTGGATCTTCACCTCGCTCGTGCAGACCACCCGCACACTCAGACTAAGGAG GAATATGGTAAAGCTTTCGCTGTACAGACACTTTACCAACACGCTGATCTTCGCTGTTATCGCTTCCGTCATCTTCATGCTGTTTGCCCTGCGTTTGCGTAGGATCGAGAATTGTACGCCT GGCTGGCGTGACATTTGGATTGATACAGGCTTTTGGCACATTCTGTTTTcggtgctgctgctggtgattATGATACTATGGCGACCCACGAATAACAACCAGCGATATGCCTTCACCCCGCTGCTGGATAACCCAGAAGATGAAGACGATGAGG AGGAGGAAGATCAGTTTGTGGCTGATGCCTACGGCGTGAAAATGCGCGGTCAGAATGGAACGCCGAAAACGTCGACGAATTCACGGAATGCTACGACCACCGAGGAGGACGACTTGCGCTGGGTGGAGGAGAACATTCCATCCTCGATGGCGGATTCGGCTCTGCCCATACTGGACTCGGATGAGGAAATCATCAACACCAAGTTTGAGGTGTCGAAAATGCAATAA
- the LOC119546391 gene encoding WD repeat-containing and planar cell polarity effector protein fritz isoform X3, with translation MRPNARSQGPEKIANMDPRIFHVIIPGATERKLSRHLTVNGSFDLFVVWTQSSQNEVYPWRPTIRDQDRANIHVFKIKGLQLESIAYCWSENDPLCVDFLRSSESQIITLEQKVSRKGDISAEICSYELAAGKMQRTAITSIPMGAQICSFAFSPDQEKLFLGSIDRNICLHDLVQQSTKYANQIEIVPNQCAWHCDSAMLCVANERSVLQCFDLALATIGHQLVSETVTPSSLLDLSHYFVAQPTLLSVAFSRKPDLATFKHTYAQTDCLLLLIYEQGPLACMRIFGGTGMRGDIHNSGLTADVIADKYLRLQQPDRAVNVLAALNWETYGAMCLITLHKIANYVFFGGDQRRPRIELMARALKTFAHTLSEETKDEFSDQVYDLKRRFCFFLLRKNLFAEAFEIAHDVADYDIFMDLYNLTKCISSLSEFSQVAFSQAAAIIHEEDRANGNLSLTCDLRSESACSLSACSDVLRGQGVATGQAAGLGPGQPQQVLKNYVPPLPSFKSKVFNAEMIKINIPKPELRPPLPKVSIAPPSTSLASLSLKSNCLPQAPVKSLNSNGNVWSQDVPDQTVGLPMASSPLPRLAPSNIPEQSAQLGQFNTMPASPPPTAAYQPKFYQHPLVSGNIPAMLSSVTSEDYQKRLLLKKPTASILSNPANPAPTNGEAATPTVKSQTAEKNKVKFSDTIQVAVVPEIPRKEKPMPPKRNGYSRPAARHLTNPKKELADSLPLCHPNDEYLKDFNPITTNVTKPPIRRREEEPKQSSSKSGNSSSSSSIKVVHFGVV, from the exons ATG AGGCCCAATGCGCGGTCACAGGGGCCGGAGAAGATCGCCAACATGGATCCGCGGATCTTCCACGTGATCATACCGGGCGCCACGGAGCGCAAACTATCCCGCCACCTCACAGTCAATGGAAGCTTCGATCTGTTCGTGGTTTGGACTCAGTCCTCCCAGAACGAGGTGTATCCGTGGAGGCCAACGATAAGGGATCAGGATCGAGCCAACATACATGTGTTCAAGATTAAGGG TTTGCAGCTGGAATCGATTGCCTATTGCTGGTCGGAGAACGATCCCCTGTGCGTGGACTTTCTGCGGAGCAGCGAGAGCCAGATCATCACCCTGGAGCAGAAGGTTTCCCGTAAGGGTGACATAAGCGCCGAAATCTGCTCCTATGAACTGGCTGCCGGCAAAATGCAGCGCACCGCCATTACCTCCATTCCAATGGGCGCCCAAATCTGCTCGTTTGCCTTCAGTCCCGACCAGGAGAAGCTCTTCCTGGGCAGCATCGATCGAAATATTTGCCTGCACGACCTCGTCCAACAGTCCACGAAGTACGCCAACCAAATTGAGATTGTGCCCAATCAGTGCGCCTGGCACTGCGACTCCGCCATGCTATGTGTGGCCAACGAGCGATCGGTGTTGCAATGCTTCGATCTGGCCTTGGCCACCATTGGCCATCAACTTGTCAGCGAGACTGTGACTCCGTCGAGCCTATTGGACCTATCCCACTATTTTGTGGCCCAGCCAACACTACTAAGCGTCGCCTTCAGCCGGAAGCCTGATTTGGCCACGTTTAAGCACACCTACGCCCAGACGGATTGCCTATTGTTGCTGATATACGAACAGGGTCCTTTGGCCTGCATGCGCATCTTTGGCGGCACCGGAATGCGCGGAGATATCCACAACTCCGGACTCACCGCGGACGTCATTGCGGACAAGTATCTGCGACTACAGCAGCCGGATAGAGCGGTAAATGTCCTGGCCGCCCTCAACTGGGAGACCTACGGAGCCATGTGTCTGATCACGCTGCACAAGATTGCCAACTATGTGTTCTTTGGTGGGGACCAGCGACGACCTCGCATCGAGCTGATGGCCAGAGCCCTCAAGACTTTCGCCCACACGCTTTCTGAGGAAACGAAGGATGAGTTTAGCGATCAGGTGTACGATCTAAAGCGACGCTTTTGCTTCTTCCTTCTGCG TAAAAACCTATTCGCCGAGGCCTTTGAAATTGCCCATGATGTGGCCGACTATGACATCTTCATGGATCTGTACAATCTTACCAAGTGCATCTCTAGCCTAAGCGAATTCTCGCAAGTGGCCTTCAGTCAGGCAGCTGCCATAATTCATGAAGAAGATCGTGCCAACGGCAATCTCAGTCTGACCTGTGACCTGCGCTCGGAGTCGGCTTGTTCGCTGTCCGCCTGCTCGGATGTATTGCGTGGTCAGGGCGTGGCGACAGGTCAAGCAGCAGGATTAGGTCCGGGACAGCCTCAACAGGTCCTAAAGAACTATGTGCCACCGCTGCCCTCGTTCAAGTCGAAGGTTTTTAATGCAGAGATGATCAAGATCAACATACCCAAACCGGAGCTGAGGCCACCCTTGCCAAAAGTTTCGATAGCACCACCAAGTACTTCACTGGCGAGTCTCTCCTTGAAGAGCAACTGTCTGCCGCAGGCGCCGGTGAAGAGTCTAAACTCCAACG GTAATGTGTGGTCCCAGGACGTGCCAGATCAGACGGTGGGGCTGCCCATGGCCAGCAGTCCGCTTCCCCGTCTTGCGCCTTCAAACATTCCAGAACAGAGTGCCCAACTTGGTCAATTTAACACGATGCCAGCATCGCCTCCCCCGACAGCAGCCTATCAGCCCAAGTTCTATCAGCATCCGCTTGTCTCTGGCAATATACCCGCCATGCTGTCCTCGGTGACCAGCGAGGATTATCAGAAGCGCCTGCTGCTCAAAAAGCCCACTGCATCCATATTGTCAAATCCGGCGAATCCAGCTCCCACGAATGGAGAGGCAGCCACGCCAACTGTCAAGTCACAAACAGCCGAAAAGAACAAAGTCAAATTCTCCGATACAATACAGGTGGCCGTGGTGCCG GAGATTCCTCGCAAAGAGAAGCCCATGCCGCCCAAGAGAAATGGTTACTCCAGGCCAGCAGCACGCCATCTGACCAATCCCAAAAAGGAGCTGGCCGACAGTCTACCGCTTTGTCATCCCAACGATGAGTATCTTAAGGATTTCAATCCCATCACCACCA ATGTAACCAAACCGCCAATCCGACGTCGCGAGGAGGAACCCAAGCAGAGCAGCAGCAAGAGCGGCAActcctcatcctcctcgtcCATCAAAGTGGTCCACTTCGGCGTGGTCTAA
- the LOC119548260 gene encoding F-actin-capping protein subunit beta — translation MSEMQMDCALDLMRRLPPQQIEKNLIDLIDLAPDLCEDLLSSVDQPLKIAKDKEHGKDYLLCDYNRDGDSYRSPWSNSYYPPLEDGQMPSERLRKLEIEANYAFDQYREMYYEGGVSSVYLWDLDHGFAAVILIKKAGDGSKMIRGCWDSIHVVEVQEKTTGRTAHYKLTSTAMLWLQTNKQGSGTMNLGGSLTRQQEQDANVSESSPHIANIGKMVEEMENKIRNTLNEIYFGKTKDIVNGLRSTQSLADQRQQAAMKQDLAAAILRRNVKPDSN, via the exons ATG TCGGAAATGCAAATGGATTGTGCTTTGGATCTGATGCGGAGGCTACCTCCCCAGCAAATTGAGAAGAACCTCATTGATCTGATAGATTTGGCCCCCGATCTTTGTGAGGATTTGCTCTCCTCAGTGGATCAACCTTTGAAGATAGCCAAGGATAAGGAACACGGCAAGGATTACCTGTTGTGTGACTACAATCGCGATGGTGATTCCTATAGATCGCCCTGGTCGAACTCCTACTATCCCCCATTGGAGGATGGCCAAATGCCCTCGGAACGACTGCGAAAACTGGAAATCGAGGCCAACTATGCCTTCGATCAGTACAGGGAGATGTACTACGAAGGTGGAGTCTCCTCCGTGTATCTATGGGATCTGGATCATGGTTTTGCCGCCGTTATACTGATAAAAAAGGCGGGAGATGGCAGCAAGATGATTCGCGGCTGCTGGGACTCCATTCATGTGGTTGAGGTGCAGGAGAAGACCACCGGAAGGACCGCCCACTACAAGCTCACCTCCACGGCAATGCTGTGGCTGCAGACCAACAAACAGGGCTCGGGTACCATGAATCTGGGTGGATCTCTCACTCGGCAACAGGAACAGGACGCCAATGTCAGTGAGTCCTCACCGCACATCGCCAACATTGGCAAAATGGTCGAGGAGATGGAGAACAAGATCAGGAACACCCTGAACGAGATCTACTTTGGCAAGACCAAGGACATTGTGAATGGACTAAGGAGCACGCAATCGCTGGCCGATCAGCGCCAGCAGGCGGCCATGAAACAGGACCTCGCTGCGGCCATCCTGCGACGCAATGTCAAGCCCGATTCGAACTGA
- the LOC119546391 gene encoding WD repeat-containing and planar cell polarity effector protein fritz isoform X2: MLTVVHLQRPNARSQGPEKIANMDPRIFHVIIPGATERKLSRHLTVNGSFDLFVVWTQSSQNEVYPWRPTIRDQDRANIHVFKIKGLQLESIAYCWSENDPLCVDFLRSSESQIITLEQKVSRKGDISAEICSYELAAGKMQRTAITSIPMGAQICSFAFSPDQEKLFLGSIDRNICLHDLVQQSTKYANQIEIVPNQCAWHCDSAMLCVANERSVLQCFDLALATIGHQLVSETVTPSSLLDLSHYFVAQPTLLSVAFSRKPDLATFKHTYAQTDCLLLLIYEQGPLACMRIFGGTGMRGDIHNSGLTADVIADKYLRLQQPDRAVNVLAALNWETYGAMCLITLHKIANYVFFGGDQRRPRIELMARALKTFAHTLSEETKDEFSDQVYDLKRRFCFFLLRKNLFAEAFEIAHDVADYDIFMDLYNLTKCISSLSEFSQVAFSQAAAIIHEEDRANGNLSLTCDLRSESACSLSACSDVLRGQGVATGQAAGLGPGQPQQVLKNYVPPLPSFKSKVFNAEMIKINIPKPELRPPLPKVSIAPPSTSLASLSLKSNCLPQAPVKSLNSNGNVWSQDVPDQTVGLPMASSPLPRLAPSNIPEQSAQLGQFNTMPASPPPTAAYQPKFYQHPLVSGNIPAMLSSVTSEDYQKRLLLKKPTASILSNPANPAPTNGEAATPTVKSQTAEKNKVKFSDTIQVAVVPEIPRKEKPMPPKRNGYSRPAARHLTNPKKELADSLPLCHPNDEYLKDFNPITTNVTKPPIRRREEEPKQSSSKSGNSSSSSSIKVVHFGVV; this comes from the exons ATG CTGACGGTGGTGCATCTTCAGAGGCCCAATGCGCGGTCACAGGGGCCGGAGAAGATCGCCAACATGGATCCGCGGATCTTCCACGTGATCATACCGGGCGCCACGGAGCGCAAACTATCCCGCCACCTCACAGTCAATGGAAGCTTCGATCTGTTCGTGGTTTGGACTCAGTCCTCCCAGAACGAGGTGTATCCGTGGAGGCCAACGATAAGGGATCAGGATCGAGCCAACATACATGTGTTCAAGATTAAGGG TTTGCAGCTGGAATCGATTGCCTATTGCTGGTCGGAGAACGATCCCCTGTGCGTGGACTTTCTGCGGAGCAGCGAGAGCCAGATCATCACCCTGGAGCAGAAGGTTTCCCGTAAGGGTGACATAAGCGCCGAAATCTGCTCCTATGAACTGGCTGCCGGCAAAATGCAGCGCACCGCCATTACCTCCATTCCAATGGGCGCCCAAATCTGCTCGTTTGCCTTCAGTCCCGACCAGGAGAAGCTCTTCCTGGGCAGCATCGATCGAAATATTTGCCTGCACGACCTCGTCCAACAGTCCACGAAGTACGCCAACCAAATTGAGATTGTGCCCAATCAGTGCGCCTGGCACTGCGACTCCGCCATGCTATGTGTGGCCAACGAGCGATCGGTGTTGCAATGCTTCGATCTGGCCTTGGCCACCATTGGCCATCAACTTGTCAGCGAGACTGTGACTCCGTCGAGCCTATTGGACCTATCCCACTATTTTGTGGCCCAGCCAACACTACTAAGCGTCGCCTTCAGCCGGAAGCCTGATTTGGCCACGTTTAAGCACACCTACGCCCAGACGGATTGCCTATTGTTGCTGATATACGAACAGGGTCCTTTGGCCTGCATGCGCATCTTTGGCGGCACCGGAATGCGCGGAGATATCCACAACTCCGGACTCACCGCGGACGTCATTGCGGACAAGTATCTGCGACTACAGCAGCCGGATAGAGCGGTAAATGTCCTGGCCGCCCTCAACTGGGAGACCTACGGAGCCATGTGTCTGATCACGCTGCACAAGATTGCCAACTATGTGTTCTTTGGTGGGGACCAGCGACGACCTCGCATCGAGCTGATGGCCAGAGCCCTCAAGACTTTCGCCCACACGCTTTCTGAGGAAACGAAGGATGAGTTTAGCGATCAGGTGTACGATCTAAAGCGACGCTTTTGCTTCTTCCTTCTGCG TAAAAACCTATTCGCCGAGGCCTTTGAAATTGCCCATGATGTGGCCGACTATGACATCTTCATGGATCTGTACAATCTTACCAAGTGCATCTCTAGCCTAAGCGAATTCTCGCAAGTGGCCTTCAGTCAGGCAGCTGCCATAATTCATGAAGAAGATCGTGCCAACGGCAATCTCAGTCTGACCTGTGACCTGCGCTCGGAGTCGGCTTGTTCGCTGTCCGCCTGCTCGGATGTATTGCGTGGTCAGGGCGTGGCGACAGGTCAAGCAGCAGGATTAGGTCCGGGACAGCCTCAACAGGTCCTAAAGAACTATGTGCCACCGCTGCCCTCGTTCAAGTCGAAGGTTTTTAATGCAGAGATGATCAAGATCAACATACCCAAACCGGAGCTGAGGCCACCCTTGCCAAAAGTTTCGATAGCACCACCAAGTACTTCACTGGCGAGTCTCTCCTTGAAGAGCAACTGTCTGCCGCAGGCGCCGGTGAAGAGTCTAAACTCCAACG GTAATGTGTGGTCCCAGGACGTGCCAGATCAGACGGTGGGGCTGCCCATGGCCAGCAGTCCGCTTCCCCGTCTTGCGCCTTCAAACATTCCAGAACAGAGTGCCCAACTTGGTCAATTTAACACGATGCCAGCATCGCCTCCCCCGACAGCAGCCTATCAGCCCAAGTTCTATCAGCATCCGCTTGTCTCTGGCAATATACCCGCCATGCTGTCCTCGGTGACCAGCGAGGATTATCAGAAGCGCCTGCTGCTCAAAAAGCCCACTGCATCCATATTGTCAAATCCGGCGAATCCAGCTCCCACGAATGGAGAGGCAGCCACGCCAACTGTCAAGTCACAAACAGCCGAAAAGAACAAAGTCAAATTCTCCGATACAATACAGGTGGCCGTGGTGCCG GAGATTCCTCGCAAAGAGAAGCCCATGCCGCCCAAGAGAAATGGTTACTCCAGGCCAGCAGCACGCCATCTGACCAATCCCAAAAAGGAGCTGGCCGACAGTCTACCGCTTTGTCATCCCAACGATGAGTATCTTAAGGATTTCAATCCCATCACCACCA ATGTAACCAAACCGCCAATCCGACGTCGCGAGGAGGAACCCAAGCAGAGCAGCAGCAAGAGCGGCAActcctcatcctcctcgtcCATCAAAGTGGTCCACTTCGGCGTGGTCTAA